TCAAGATTAAGTTAGAAAAAGGTCGCGATCGTTTATTAGAGCTAAATTCTCATGGCGGTGAGCAAGCACAAGCGTTAGCGGATCAAATTGCTGATGAAGATAATTCGCCTGAGCTTGTGAATTTTGCTTTAAAATTATTTGATATTATTGGCGTAGAGCAAGAAGATCTTGGCGCAAATAGTATTGTGATTAGCCCAACTGGGACAATGCTTGTGCCTGATTTTCCGGGTTTAAAAGAAGAAGGTGTGACGGTTACCTTTGATCGAGAATTTGCCCTTGCTCGCGAAGAAATGGAATTCTTGACTTGGGATCATCCTATGATTCGTCAAGGTATTGATCTTGTTGCTTCGGGTGATATTGGCAAAGCCGCAATGGCATTGCTTGTAAATAAACAACTGCCCGCTGGAACCTTATTAATTGAATTGATTTACCTGGTGGAAAGTCAATCGCCAAAAGGATTACAGCTTAATCGTTTTTTGCCGCCAACGCCTATTCGTCTGCTTCTTGATAACAAAGGAAATAACATTGGTGAGCAGGTTGCCTTTGAAACATTGCATAGCAAATTGAAACCACTTGGTAAAAATATTGCCAATCAAATGGTAAAAATGGCGCGGGGTAATATTGAAGCCTTGATTACACGAGGCGATCAACTGGTAAAATCTTTAGCTGAACCGATTATTACCGAAGCTAAAAATCAGGCAGATCAACAATTAAGCGCAGAAATTAATCGTTTGCAGGCTTTGCGAGCGGTAAATCAAAATATTCGCCAAAGCGAAATTGATATTTTGGAACAACAACGAACACAATCACTGGATGAGCTTTCTAAAGCAAATTGGCGTTTGGATTGCTTGCGTATCATTGTGACGAACAAGGAATAAAAATGGCATTGATTGAATACAATCCGCCTCTTGAACCTTATTTGGATATTATTTATCAAGATAATCATTTGTGCGTGGTGAACAAACCTAGCGGTTTGCTTTCTGTGCCGGGTAATCAACCACAATATTACGATAGTGCAATGAGCCGAGTGAAAGAAAAATTCGGCTTTTGCGAGCCAGCTCATCGTTTGGATATGGCAACGAGCGGTATTATTGTGTTTGCTTTAAGTAAGGCGGCAGATCGTGAATTAAAACGTCAATTTCGCGAACGTGAACCGAAAAAACATTATCAAGCGATTGTTTGGGGGCATTTGGAGAAAGATTATGGCGAGGTAAATTTGCCAATGATTTGTGATTGGGAAAATCGTCCTCGCCAACGTTTGGATTTCGTTTTAGGGAAAAGAGCGGTCACAAAATTCGAAGTTTTAGCACGTTTGCCCAATAACAGTACTCGCGTGAAACTGACGCCCGTGACAGGCAGATCTCATCAATTACGCTTGCACATGTTAGCTTTGGGGCATCCAATTCTAGGCGATAAATTTTATTCGCATCCTCAGGCTAAAGCTATGTCGCCAAGATTATGTTTGCACGCAGATGAATTGACGATTACCCACCCCATTACAGGGGAAACAATGACCTTTAATGCGAAGTCAGATTTTTAAATTTCCGTAGAAGCACGAGATCACGAATGAAAAATTTTTTAGCTCAACAAGGAAAAATCACGCTAATTCTCACCGCACTTTGTGCGCTTATTTATATTGCTCAACAGCTGGGTTTTGAAGACGATATTATGTATTTGATGCACTACCCCGCTTACGAAGAGCAAGATAGTGAAGTGTGGCGTTATATCTCACATACATTGGTACATTTATCTAATTTGCATATTTTGTTTAATCTGTCTTGGTTTTTTATTTTCGGTGGAATGATTGAACGCACTTTTGGTTCGGTCAAATTATTGATGTTGTATGTTGTAGCATCTGCCATAACAGGCTATGTGCAAAATTATGTATCTGGCCCCGCTTTCTTTGGGCTTTCTGGTGTTGTATATGCTGTGTTGGGTTATGTATTTATATGTGATAAATTGAATCATCATTTATTCGATCTGCCAGAAGGTTTTTTCACAATGTTATTGGTGGGGATCGCATTAGGTTTTGTTAGCCCCTTATTTGGTGTTGAAATGGGAAATGCAGCGCATATTTCAGGCTTGATTATCGGCTTGATTTGGGGATTTATTGATAGCAAATTACGTAAAAATTCGCTAGAGTAAGCCTGTTTTATTTGGATTAAAGGATTTGCTATGAAACAATCGTTACGCCATCAAAAAATTATTAAACTGGTGGAGCAATCTGGCTATTTAAGTACAGAAGAACTGGTTACTGCCTTAGATGTTAGCCCTCAAACGATTCGCCGTGATTTGAATATTTTGGCGGAGTTAGATTTAATTCGTCGCCATCACGGCGGTGCGGCATCGCCATCTTCTGCAGAAAATTCTGATTACGTGGATCGTAAGCAATTCTTTTCATTACAAAAAAATAATATTGCGCAGGAAGTCGCAAAGTTGATTCCTAACGGCGCATCTTTGTTTATTGATATTGGTACCACGCCTGAGGCTGTCGCCAATGCATTGCTTGGTCACAAAAAACTCCGAATTGTGACGAACAATCTGAATGCCGCTCATCTTTTACGCCAAAATGAAAGTTTTGATATTGTTATGGCGGGCGGATCATTGCGAATGGATGGTGGAATTATTGGCGAAGCTACAGTGAATTTTATTTCTCAATTTCGCCTAGATTTCGGGATTTTAGGGATTAGCGCGATCGATGCTGATGGTTCATTATTGGATTATGATTACCATGAAGTACAAGTAAAGCGAGCGATTATTGAAAGTTCACGTCAGACCTTATTAGTGACCGATCGCTCTAAATTTACGCGCCAAGCAATTGTTCGATTGGGCGAATTAAGTGATGTGGAATATTTGTTTACGGATGAGGTTCCCGAAGGAATTGCTAATTATCTGAAAGCTCAGAAAACAAAATTGGTGTTATGTAATGGTAAAGTGCGGTAAAAATATCTTTGATTTTCTTATTAATTTGTCGATAAAAGAAGCTATTACTCTTAATTTTTGATTTAATTGAAATTTATCTAAAAGTAATCTAAATATTCTCTCTCTGAATTATTGTCTTTTCTATAATTAAACATTTCCAAGCGTAAAAGTATTTTATTTTTTTATCAATTAAAGAAATTTCATATTTCTGTATTATCTAATTAGTTTTAGCTATCAATATTCTTTAAAACATTCCGAGCTTGATAAGAAAATCCCTTGCAGAGCAAGGGATTTAGTAATGAATTAAAGTGCGGTAGAAATTACCAACCTTTTACAACACCATCTTTAAAGTGTTTTTGAGCTTCTTGGTAAACTTCTTCTGTTTGGTAAGATTTTACGAAATCTTGAACAGCTTTGCTGTCTTTGTTATCGGTACGAGAAACGATAATGTTCACATATGGAGAATCTTTATCTTCTACAAATACACCGTTATCTTGTGCATTTAAGCCCACTTGACCCGCATAAGTGTTGTTTACTACAGCTAAATCAACATCGTCTAATGCACGTGCCGCAACAGAAGTATCTACTTCAGTGATGTTTAATTTTTTCGGATTTTCAACAATATCTAGTACAGTTGAAAGAAGGTTATTTGCATCTTTTAATTTGATTAAACCTTGTTTTTCAAGAAGAATTAATGCACGACCACGGTTTGTTGGATCGTTAGGAACAACAACTTTAGCACCGTCTTGTAATTCATTCACATTTTTGATTTTTTTAGAATAACCCGCTAATGGATAAACGAAAGTATTACCCACGATGACTAAGTTATTTAAATTTTTCGCTTTTGCATCTTCATCTAAATAAGGTTTATGTTGCATTGCGTTTGCATCTAAATCGCCTTTAGATACAGCTTCATTTGGTAATGCGTAGTCATTGAATTCAACGAATTGAACGTCTAAACCATATTTTTCTTTAGCGACTTTTGCTGCAATTTCTGCAACTTGGTGCTCAGGGCCAGACATCACACCGACTTTGATTTTAAGTGGTGCAGCTGCCGCTTCAGGTTTTTTGTCTTCTTTACAGCCTGTTAAAACGAGAGCTGATGCGATTGCAGTGATTGCAAAAAGTTGTTTTAATTTCATAGGATTTCCTTCCTGTTTAAGTTAAGGGTTGTATTTTATTAACGATGATCCACTTTTTTAGCCAGTGTATCGCCGAGTTTTTGGCTAATCATAACGAATAGCACAATAATAATGGTTGCCACCCAAGTGACATAAGGCATATTGCGATATACGCCGTAGTTGATAGCGAGGCTACCTAAGCCACCGCCACCTTGCGTCCCCGCCATTGCAGAGTAACCAACTAAAGTGACTAGCGTAAGCGTGATACCATTAATGAGTGTCGGTAGTGCTTCTGGCAAATAGAATTTACGTACAATTTGCCATTTGGTAGCCCCCATTGCTTGAGCGGCTTCGGTTAAACCATTTGGAATTTCCATCAATGCATTAGCAGTTAAGCGAGCCACGAATGGCATTGCACAAATACTTAATGGAATAATTGCTGCTGTTGTACCTAATACAGTTCCCACGATGAAACGTGTTACAGGTAATAAGATTAAGAGCAAAATAATAAATGGAATGGAACGCCCAATATTAATAATCGTGTTTAATACAAAATGGGTGCGGTTATTTTGTAAAATCTCATTTTTTCCAGTTAAGAAAGTCCATACGCCAATAGGCACGCCGACTAGTACGGCAAGTAGGGTTGATGCAAAACTAATATAAACAGTTTCATAAGTTGCGGTTGCGACAACACCCCACATTTGAGGTGTTAATTGTTGGCTGAATGTTGCCAAGACATCATTGAACATAACCAAGCACCTCCACGCGCACGTTGTTTTCCATTAAATAAACTTTGGTTTGTGTAATAGCGTCTTCATCGCCTGCTACTTCAGCAATGGTATAACCAAATTTGACACCCCCAGCATAATCAATTTGTGAGGTTAAAATACTGAGTTCCACGCCAAATTTTTTTGAAGCTTGAGAAAGTAATGGTGCATCAACTGAGCGACCCGTAAACTCAAATTTGATTATCGGATACGCTTTGCTGTGTTTCGGCGTATCAGTAAGATTTTCCAAATATTCATCAGGTAGACTGATATGGAAAGTCGAACGAATAAACTCTTGTGCTAATTCTGTTTTAGGGTTTGCAAAAATTTCACCGACAGTACCTTGTTCAACGAGGCGACCTTGATCAATAACAGCAACTTGATCACAAATCTGTTTAACAACTTCCATTTCATGAGTAATCAATAAAATCGTAATACCTAAAGTGCGGTTAATTTCTTTTAATAATTTAAGAATAGATTGTGTCGTTGCAGGATCTAATGCGCTAGTGGCTTCATCACATAATAAGACTTTAGGATCGCTGGCTAAGGCGCGAGCAATAGCTACACGTTGTTTTTGCCCACCCGAAAGATTGCTTGGGTAAGCATCACGTTTTTCACTTAAACCAACAAGATCTAAAAGTGCGGTAATTTTTTCTTGGATTTTTGCTTTTGACTTACCTTCTAATTCTAAGGGTAATGCTACGTTTTCAAAGACAGTGCGAGAGTTTAGTAAATTGAAATGCTGAAAAATCATTCCAATTTGACGACGAGCGCGTACTAATTCTCGATCAGAAAGTCCTGTTAATTCTACGCCATCAACAATAACGGAACCGCTTGTCGGTTTTTCTAATAAATTCACACAGCGAATTAATGTGCTTTTTCCTGCACCAGATGCACCAATTACGCCACAGATTTGACCTTTTTCGATATTCAACGAAACATTATCAAGCGCAGTCAATTTTTTGTTCGGTAGCTCAAAAATTTTCGTAATATTATTTAGCTTAATCATATAAGCCCTTTTTATTTATTGTTTTTAAATCTGTTTTGGTATTCTAGATGTCTAGATTGCTATGTCAATATGTCAGATTATCTTTTTTAGACAGATTAGTTATGACTTATATTTGCTAATCGTTTGGATTAAATAGATAATTTTCCTTAATTTAATATGTATAAAAGGTAAGAGAATGAATAAGGCTATTTTTTTAGATCGCGATGGCACGTTAAATATTGATTATGGTTATGTACACGAAATTGATAACTTTAAATTTATTGAGGGTGCGATTGATGCATTGCGAGAATTAAAGAAACTGGGATATATGTTGGTATTAGTGACCAACCAGTCGGGCATTGCACGTGGTTATTTTTCTGAAGATCAGTTTTTACAGCTGACAGAATGGATGGATTGGTCGTTAGCTGAACAAGATGTGGATTTGGATGGTATTTACTATTGTCCACATCATCCTGAGGGAAAGGGCGAATATAAAGAAGATTGTGATTGTCGGAAGCCTAAATCGGGAATGTTATTGCAAGCGATCAAAGAATTAAAGATCGATCCTACGCAATCTATTATGGTTGGAGATAAAGTTGAAGATTTAAAAGCGGGAATTGGCGCAAAAGTGAAAATGAACGTATTAGTTCGTACAGGTAAACCAGTCACGGGGGAAAGTGAAAGAATAGCGGATTATGTATTAGATTCTATCGTTGATCTTCCTAGAATTTTAAAACGCTTAAAAAAATAGCCAAAAAGATCTATATTTTGCTCTAATCGCTTGTACTTTAATCAAAAGATCATTTTTTTAAATATTTTTACAAAAAGTACTTGCAAGGGATTTGAAAATCCCTATAATGCACCGCACACAACGACGCACTGTTGTGAAGTTTTTAAGTTTCCAAGTGCGTCGTTCTTTTTTGCTCTTTAACAATATATCAGACAATCTGTGTGGGCACTTGTTGATTGACTTGTTTTAAAAATATTTTTTAATTTTGAAGTCTTAATAGGTGCTTAACTGAAAATTCATAATTACTTTTTTAAGTAGTGTTTTATTTATAGCTAAGTAGTTTATTGAGCGATTGAACTTGAATTGAAGAGTTTGATCATGGCTCAGATTGAACGCTGGCGGCAGGCTTAACACATGCAAGTCGAACGGTAGCAGGAGGAAGCTTGCTTTCTTGCTGACGAGTGGCGGACGGGTGAGTAATGCTTGGGAATCTGGCTTATGGAGGGGGATAACGACGGGAAACTGTCGCTAATACCGCGTAGTGTCGAGAGACGAAAGGGTGGGACTTTTAGCCACCTGCCATAGGATGAGCCCAAGTGGGATTAGGTAGTTGGTGGGGTAAAGGCTCACCAAGCCTGCGATCTCTAGCTGGTCTGAGAGGATGACCAGCCACACTGGAACTGAGACACGGTCCAGACTCCTACGGGAGGCAGCAGTGGGGAATATTGCGCAATGGGGGGAACCCTGACGCAGCCATGCCGCGTGAATGAAGAAGGCCTTCGGGTTGTAAAGTTCTTTCGGTATTGAGGAAGGTTGATGTGTTAATAGTACATCAAATTGACGTTAAATACAGAAGAAGCACCGGCTAACTCCGTGCCAGCA
The Haemophilus influenzae DNA segment above includes these coding regions:
- the metN gene encoding methionine ABC transporter ATP-binding protein MetN — its product is MIKLNNITKIFELPNKKLTALDNVSLNIEKGQICGVIGASGAGKSTLIRCVNLLEKPTSGSVIVDGVELTGLSDRELVRARRQIGMIFQHFNLLNSRTVFENVALPLELEGKSKAKIQEKITALLDLVGLSEKRDAYPSNLSGGQKQRVAIARALASDPKVLLCDEATSALDPATTQSILKLLKEINRTLGITILLITHEMEVVKQICDQVAVIDQGRLVEQGTVGEIFANPKTELAQEFIRSTFHISLPDEYLENLTDTPKHSKAYPIIKFEFTGRSVDAPLLSQASKKFGVELSILTSQIDYAGGVKFGYTIAEVAGDEDAITQTKVYLMENNVRVEVLGYVQ
- a CDS encoding MetQ/NlpA family lipoprotein; translated protein: MKLKQLFAITAIASALVLTGCKEDKKPEAAAAPLKIKVGVMSGPEHQVAEIAAKVAKEKYGLDVQFVEFNDYALPNEAVSKGDLDANAMQHKPYLDEDAKAKNLNNLVIVGNTFVYPLAGYSKKIKNVNELQDGAKVVVPNDPTNRGRALILLEKQGLIKLKDANNLLSTVLDIVENPKKLNITEVDTSVAARALDDVDLAVVNNTYAGQVGLNAQDNGVFVEDKDSPYVNIIVSRTDNKDSKAVQDFVKSYQTEEVYQEAQKHFKDGVVKGW
- the gmhB gene encoding D-glycero-beta-D-manno-heptose 1,7-bisphosphate 7-phosphatase, whose amino-acid sequence is MNKAIFLDRDGTLNIDYGYVHEIDNFKFIEGAIDALRELKKLGYMLVLVTNQSGIARGYFSEDQFLQLTEWMDWSLAEQDVDLDGIYYCPHHPEGKGEYKEDCDCRKPKSGMLLQAIKELKIDPTQSIMVGDKVEDLKAGIGAKVKMNVLVRTGKPVTGESERIADYVLDSIVDLPRILKRLKK
- a CDS encoding rhomboid family intramembrane serine protease, whose translation is MKNFLAQQGKITLILTALCALIYIAQQLGFEDDIMYLMHYPAYEEQDSEVWRYISHTLVHLSNLHILFNLSWFFIFGGMIERTFGSVKLLMLYVVASAITGYVQNYVSGPAFFGLSGVVYAVLGYVFICDKLNHHLFDLPEGFFTMLLVGIALGFVSPLFGVEMGNAAHISGLIIGLIWGFIDSKLRKNSLE
- a CDS encoding DeoR/GlpR family transcriptional regulator, with the translated sequence MKQSLRHQKIIKLVEQSGYLSTEELVTALDVSPQTIRRDLNILAELDLIRRHHGGAASPSSAENSDYVDRKQFFSLQKNNIAQEVAKLIPNGASLFIDIGTTPEAVANALLGHKKLRIVTNNLNAAHLLRQNESFDIVMAGGSLRMDGGIIGEATVNFISQFRLDFGILGISAIDADGSLLDYDYHEVQVKRAIIESSRQTLLVTDRSKFTRQAIVRLGELSDVEYLFTDEVPEGIANYLKAQKTKLVLCNGKVR
- the rluA gene encoding bifunctional tRNA pseudouridine(32) synthase/23S rRNA pseudouridine(746) synthase RluA — translated: MALIEYNPPLEPYLDIIYQDNHLCVVNKPSGLLSVPGNQPQYYDSAMSRVKEKFGFCEPAHRLDMATSGIIVFALSKAADRELKRQFREREPKKHYQAIVWGHLEKDYGEVNLPMICDWENRPRQRLDFVLGKRAVTKFEVLARLPNNSTRVKLTPVTGRSHQLRLHMLALGHPILGDKFYSHPQAKAMSPRLCLHADELTITHPITGETMTFNAKSDF
- a CDS encoding methionine ABC transporter permease, with amino-acid sequence MFNDVLATFSQQLTPQMWGVVATATYETVYISFASTLLAVLVGVPIGVWTFLTGKNEILQNNRTHFVLNTIINIGRSIPFIILLLILLPVTRFIVGTVLGTTAAIIPLSICAMPFVARLTANALMEIPNGLTEAAQAMGATKWQIVRKFYLPEALPTLINGITLTLVTLVGYSAMAGTQGGGGLGSLAINYGVYRNMPYVTWVATIIIVLFVMISQKLGDTLAKKVDHR